atcagagggagggagggagggcatctccttattactgtacctcacctcagtctccttcaagtctctggagctcacatcctggtctggggtctctaatcagagggagggagggagggcatctccttattactgtacctcacctcagtctccttcaagtctctggagctcacatcctggtctggggtctctaatcagaggagggagggagggcatctccttattactgtacctcacctcagtctccttcaagtctctggagctcacatcctggtctggggtctctaatcagagggagggaggaggcatctccttattactgtacctcacctcagtctccttcaagtctctggagctcacatcctggtctggggtctctaatcagaggggagggagggagggcatctccttattactgtacctcacctcagtctccttcaagtctctggagctcacatcctggtctggggtctctaatcagagggagggagggctactccttattactgtacctcacctcagtctccttcaagtctctggagctcacatcctggtctggggtctctaatcagagggagggagggagggctactccttattactgtacctcacctcagtctccttcaagtctctggagctcacatcctggtctggggtctctaatcagaggggagggagggagggctatctccttattactgtacctcacctcagtctccttcaagtctctggagctcacatcctggtctggggtctctaatcagagggagggagggagggctactccttattactgtacctcacctcagtctccttcaagtctctggagctcacatcctggtctggggtctctaatcagagggagggagggagggctactccttattactgtacctcacctcagtctccttcaagtctctggagctcacatcctggtctggggtctctaatcagagggagggagggagggctactccttattactgtacctcacctcagtctccttcaagtctctggagctcacatcctggtctggggtctctaatcagagggagggagggagggctactccttattactgtacctcacctcagtctccttcaagtctctggagctcacatcctggtctggggtctctaatcagagggagggaggagggcaactcccttattactgtacctcacctcagtctccttcaagtctctggagctcacatcctggtctggggtctctaatcagaggggagggagggagggctactccttattactgtacctcacctcagtctccttcaagtctctggagctcacatcctggtctgggggtctctaatcagagggagggaggggctactccttattactgtacctcacctcagtctccttcaagtctctggagctcacatcctggtctggggtctctaatcagagggagggagggagggcttctccttattactgtacctcacctcagtctccttcaagtctctggagctcacatcctggtctggggtctctaatcagagggagggagggagggcttctccttattactgtacctcacctcagtctccttcaagtctctggagctcacatcctggtctggggtctctaatcagagggagggagggagggctactccttattactgtacctcacctcagtctccttcaagtctctggagctcacatcctggtctggggtctctaatcagagggagggagggagggctactccttattactgtacctcacctcagtctccttcaagtctctggagctcacatcctggtctggggtctctaatcagagggagggaggagggctactccttattactgtacctcacctcagtctccttcaagtctctggagctcacatcctggtctggggtctctaatcagagggagggagggagggctatctccttattactgtacctcacctcagtctccttcaagtctctggagctcacatcctggtctggggtctctaatcagagggagggagggagggctactccttattactgtacctcacctcagtctccttcaagtctctggagctcacatcctggtctggggtctctaatcagagggagggagggagggctactccttattactgtacctcacctcagtctccttcaagtctctggagctcacatcctggtctggggtctctaatcagagggagggagggagggctactccttattactgtacctcacctcagtctccttcaagtctctggagctcacatcctggtctggggtctctaatcagagggaggggaggggagggctactccttattactgtacctcacctcagtctccttcaagtctctggagctcacatcctggtctggggtctctaatcagagggagggagggagggcatctccttattactgtacctcacctcagtctccttcaagtctctggagctcacatcctggtctggggtctctaatcagagggagggagggcatctccttattactgtacctcacctcagtctccttcaagtctctggagctcacatcctggtctggggtctctaatcagagggagggagggagggcatctccttattactgtacctcacctcagtctccttcaagtctctggagctcacatcctggtctggggtctctaatcagagggagggagggagggctactccttattactgtacctcacctcagtctccttcaagtctctggagctcacatcctggtctggggtctctaatcagagggagggagggagggcttctccttattactgtacctcacctcagtctccttcaagtctctggagctcgcatcctggtctggggtctctaatcagagggagggagggagggctactccttattactgtacctcacctcagtctccttcaagtctctggagctcacatcctggtctggggtctctaatcagagggagggagggagggctactccttattactgtacctcacctcagtctccttcaagtctctggagctcacatcctggtctggggtctctaatcagagggagggagggagggcttctccttattactgtacctcacctcagtctccttcaagtctctggagctcacatcctggtctggggtctctaatcagagggagggagggcatctccttattactgtacctcacctcagtctccttcaagtctctggagctcacatcctggtctggggtctctaatcagagggagggagggagggctactccttattactgtacctcacctcagtctccttcaagtctctggagctcacatcctggtctggggtctctaatcagagggaggggagggctactccttattactgtacctcacctcagtctccttcaagtctctggagctcacatcctggtctggggtctctaatcagagggagggagggagggctactccttattactgtacctcacctcagtctccttcaagtctctggagctcacatcctggtctggggtctctaatcagagggagggagggagggctactccttattactgtacctcacctcagtctccttcaagtctctggagctcacatcctggtctggggtctctaatcagagggagggagggagggctactccttattactgtacctcacctcagtctccttcaagtctctggagctcacatcctggtctggggtctctaatcagagggagggagggagggctactccttattactgtacctcacctcagtctccttcaagtctctggagctcacatcctggtctggggtctctaatcagagggagggagggagggcatctccttattactgtacctcacctcagtctccttcaagtctctggagctcacatcctggtctggggtctctaatcagaggggagggagggctactccttattactgtacctcacctcagtctccttcaagtctctggagctcacatcctggtctggggtctctaatcagaggggagggagggagggcattccttattactgtacctcacctcagtctccttcaagtctctggagctcacatcctggtctggggtctctaatcagagggagggagggagggcatctccttattactgtacctcacctcagtctccttcaagtctctggagctcacatcctggtctggggtctctaatcagagggaggggggagggcttctccttattactgtacctcacctcagtctccttcaagtctctggagctcacatcctggtctgggggtctctaatcagagggaggggagggctactccttattactgtacctcacctcagtctccttcaagtctctggagctcacatcctggtctggggtctctaatcagagggagggagggagggcatctccttattactgtacctcacctcagtctccttcaagtctctggagctcacatcctggtctggggtctctaatcagagggaggggagggcatctccttattactgtacctcacctcagtctccttcaagtctctggagctcacatcctggtctggggtctctaatcagagggagggaggggcatctccttattactgtacctcacctcagtctccttcaagtctctggagctcacatcctggtctggggtctctaatcagagggagggagggagggcttctccttattactgtacctcacctcagtctccttcaagtctctggagctcacatcctggtctggggtctctaatcagagggagggagggagggctactccttattactgtacctcacctcagtctccttcaagtctctggagctcacatcctggtctggggtctctaatcagagggagggagggagggctactccttattactgtacctcacctcagtctccttcaagtctctggagctcacatcctggtctggggtctctaatcagagggagggagggctactccttattactgtacctcacctcagtctccttcaagtctctggagctcacatcctggtctggggtctctaatcagagggagggagggagggctactccttattactgtacctcacctcagtctccttcaagtctctggagctcacatcctggtctggggtctctaatcagagggagggagggagggcatctccttattactgtacctcacctcagtctccttcaagtctctggagctcacatcctggtctggggtctctaatcagagggagggagggagggctactccttattactgtacctcacctcagtctccttcaagtctctggagctcacatcctggtctggtgtctctaatcagagggagggagggagggctactccttattactgtacctcacctcagtctccttcaagtctctggagctcacatcctggtctggggtctctaatcagagggagggagggcatctccttattactgtacctcacctcagtctccttcaagtctctggagctcacatcctggtctggggtctctaatcagagggagggagggagggctactccttattactgtacctcacctcagtctccttcaagtctctggagctcacatcctggtctggggtctctaatcagagggggggcatctccttattactgtacctcacctcagtctccttcaagtctctggagctcacatcctggtctggtgtctctaatcagagggagggagggagggcatctccttattactgtacctcacctcagtctccttcaagtctctggagctcacatcctggtctggggtctctaatcagagggagggagggagggcatctccttattactgtacctcacctcagtctccttcaagtctctggagctcacatcctggtctggggtctctaatcagagggagggagggagggctactccttattactgtacctcacctcagtctccttcaagtctctggagctcacatcctggtctggggtctctaatcagagggagggagggagggcatctccttattactgtacctcacctcagtctccttcaagtctctggagctcacatcctggtctggggtctctaatcagagggagggagggctatctccttattactgtacctcacctcagtctccttcaagtctctggagctcacatcctggtctggggtctctaatcagagggagggagggctactccttattactgtacctcacctcagtctccttcaagtctctggagctcacatcctggtctgggggtctctaatcagagggagggagggcatctccttgttactgtacctcacctcagtctccttcaagtctctggagctcacatcctggtctggggtctctaatcagagggagggagggagggctactccttattactgtacctcacctcagtctccttcaagtctctggagctcacatcctggtctggggtctctaatcagagggagggagggtgttgtGTGTGAAATCCCAGCCATGGTGGGATAAGGTAGAGttcatatctctttctctccctctcctcctttctcaatctctctctcagaaAAGGTTCTCTTCAAAGATGACCATCAAGTCGCTCTGGAAGTTGATGTCAATGGTGTCCGCCAtctgtagagagaggggatgagagacagagcgagagagagaggaattagaTGCAGTGTTAATCTTTCCCATCTCTTCTCAGCTAAACTACCTCTCCTCTGTATTATTGTAATATAACTGAATATACATAATATAACAAGAATATACATATATTAATAAGTATCTTTATGAtgattctctcctcctctctcctgctataccagtatatcatgttagtattatagtagtattactgctatactagtataacatgttagtattatagtagtataactgctataaagtattaccacctctcttctgctagaaaagtatattatgttagtattatagtagtataactgctataaagtattaccacctctcttctgctagaaaagtatattatgttagtattatagtagtataactgctataaagtattgccacctctctcctgctataccagtatatcatgttagtattatagtagtattactgctataaagtattaccacctctcttctGCTAAACTAGTAttttatgttagtattatagtagtattactgctataaagtattgccacctctctcctgctataccagtatattatgttagtattatagtagtataactgctataaagtattgccACCTCTCTTCTGGTAAACTAGTAttttatgttagtattatagtagtattactgctataaagtattaccacctctctcctgctatactagtataacatgttagtattatagtagtatcactgctataaagtattaccgcctctctcctactatactagtataacatgttagtattatagtagtattactgctataaagtattaccgcctctctcctgctatactagtataacatgttagtattatagtagtattactgctataaagtattaccacctctcttctGCTAAACTAGTAttttatgttagtattatagtagtattactgctataaagtattaccgcctctctcctgctatactagtataacatgttagtattatagtagtatcactgctataaagtattaccgcctctctcctgctatactagtataacatgttagtattatagtagtattaccgcctctctcctactatactagtataacatgttagtattatagtagtattactgctataaagtattaccacctctctcctgctatactagtataacatgttagtattatagtagtattactgctataaagtattaccacctctctcctcctcctttcctgctCGCGGCGTCTCGccagctccctctgctggtccatGGCGTTCTGCTGCGGCCGAGGGTGTGGCCTGTTGAGTGGGAGGGGCCTGTGGGGAGTCGGCGGGAGGGGTTGAGGCGAAAGTTGCTCCTGGCGACGGCGAGTGTCCTCCTGGACACGCCCCCTCCCCTGCTGCTCCACAGGGTCCTCGTCGTCACGGCTACTGGAGAAGAGAAAGTGGAGTGTCAGAGGGGGATGAGCTTAGATGGGGTGCTAGAATGAGCTTCTCCCTTTATCCATCCTTCCCTTTTTTCTCACCATAGTTTCTACCTCGGCTGAGaggtcttctccctctcctcctcctcctcctcctccctttccctccctctatccttccctcttaccgtagtttctcctgctctctcctggcCTGTGCttttatctgtttctctctctccttctctcggcgACGCGACGGACCTGTTCAAAGCTGTCGCTAGAGGAGCGGACAGCGGAGGCGGGGGTGGACTGAGAACGCTGGGCCAAGAACCCATGTTCTTTAACTTCACAtcctgggaggggagggagaaagtgtAGTGGGAGGGGGAAGAGTGCCACACAGACATTTCGTTAACACCCACTTTTTAAAGACATTTCACCTCATTTCAACACTGCCTTACAGGAGaagttattctttttttttacaactaAATCTATTTTATTTATGTAAGTTGAATTTCATAGTAAGGGTCCAGACACTTTTTTTTTGTGATTTCACATgcttttgagaaacttaccccaacCAGCAAATCATGTTTTTGGGAAACCCGAGCAAATCACATCCTCATTTTGTAGTTGTGTTTcgtttaaagcctatttattgttgttacaagccgtgtttcattaaagcctgtgtaaagttaatttgtttcaatgtaccggtaggcacctgcggcttatagacatgtgcgacttatttatgttcaaaataatactttttttttaaattcagtgggttcggcttatattcaggtgcgcttaatagtccgggaaATTACGCCAGTTGTTCTGTATAGACGCATAAACACTCCCGTCTACAGACTTCCtttggacgaccgatatctaatgaggctttggctagttgttctggacgaccgatatctaatgaggctttggctagttgttctggacgaccgatatctaatgaggctttggctagttgtcctggacgaccgatatctaatgaggctttggctagttgttctggacgaccgatatctaatgaggctttggctagttgtcctggacgaccgatatctaatgaggctttggctagttgttctggacgaccgatatctaatgaggctttggctagttgttctggacgaccgatatctaatgaggctttggctagttgtcctggacgaccgatatctaatgaggctttggctagttgttctggacgaccgatatctaatgaggctttggctagttgttctggacgaccgatatctaatgaggctttggctagttgttctggacgaccgatatctaatgaggctttggctagttgtcctggacgaccgatatctaatgaggctttggctgagttgttctggacgaccgatatctaatgaggctttggctagttgttctggacgaccgatatctaatgaggctttggctagttgttctggacgaccgatatctaatgaggctttggctagttgttctggacgcaccgatatctaatgaggctttggctagttgttctggacgaccgatatctaatgaggctttggctagttgttctggacgaccgatatctaatgaggctttggctagttgttctggacgaccgatatctaatgaggctttggctagttgttctggacgaccgatatctaatgaggctttggctagttgttctggacgaccgatatctaatgaggctttggctagttgttctggacgaccgatatctaatgaggctttggcccctgaaaaaggggagaaataatcccgagtgtgatacggtattgtttcctcactgagaacttttactgtaatgaggaaaagaccgcgatttccccgcgaacttggctggagaccagagcaatcgatctcaggctcatagattaaagagcatttagtagatcacagattaacacttttccccttcaatttggcaccacaaaataaagtaatcaatataacggtttacacattccttttacaattcttaccttttgtacgcttgatggattttttacttttaacacaattatatgaatgttatccatctctatcaactaatacagaatgcatgatatttttaaccttagatgttttaagatcctcacatactatgaacttactaatactttttaatgtataacaggctatgagtatttcctgTAACCTGTcacatatacagggggtaccaggtagtaatgaggctatatacagggggtaccaggtagtaatgaggctatatacagggggtaccaggtagtaatgaggctatatacagggggtaccgggtagtaatgaggctatatacagggggctaccgggtagtaatgaggctatatacagggggtaccaggtagtaatgaggctatatacagggggtaccaggtagtaatgaggctatatacagggggtaccaggtagtaatgaggctatatacagggggtaccgggtagtaatgaggctatatacagggggtaccaggtagtaatgaggctatatacagggggtaccgggtagtaatgaggctatatacagggggtaccaggtagtaatgaggctatatacagggggtaccaggtagtaatgaggctatatacagggggtaccaggtagta
The sequence above is drawn from the Salmo salar unplaced genomic scaffold, Ssal_v3.1, whole genome shotgun sequence genome and encodes:
- the LOC123733301 gene encoding bromodomain-containing protein 4-like gives rise to the protein PSRRREKEREKQIKAQARREQEKLRSRDDEDPVEQQGRGRVQEDTRRRQEQLSPQPLPPTPHRPLPLNRPHPRPQQNAMDQQRELARRREQERRRREVMADTIDINFQSDLMVIFEENLF